The Ranitomeya imitator isolate aRanImi1 chromosome 3, aRanImi1.pri, whole genome shotgun sequence genome has a window encoding:
- the RABIF gene encoding guanine nucleotide exchange factor MSS4, giving the protein MDEPLVAADGKNLRAVLCQRCGCRVLSAGTATLATRELLLPSMKKKSSLADESNPDCELLAEHWLVHDMFTFENVGFTKDVGNVKFLVCADCEVGPIGWHSLEEKSNFYVALQRVRHE; this is encoded by the exons ATGGACGAGCCGCTGGTGGCTGCTGATGGAAAGAACCTGCGGGCGGTGCTGTGTCAGCGCTGCGGCTGCCGGGTGTTATCTGCCGGGACAGCCACACTGGCCACGAGAGAG CTACTTCTGCCTTCCATGAAGAAGAAATCGTCTcttgctgatgagtccaatcctgaCTGTGAGCTTCTTGCTGAGCACTGGCTTGTACATGACATGTTTACGTTTGAGAATGTGGGCTTCACCAAGGATGTAGGAAATGTAAAGTTTCTGGTGTGTGCAGACTGCGAAGTGGGGCCCATTGGTTGGCATAGTCTGGAAGAGAAGAGTAACTTTTATGTAGCATTGCAACGAGTCCGACATGAATGA
- the LOC138669706 gene encoding uncharacterized protein has translation MSSQEDIERPLEVVILPSGDANKKISGHSKMSDSTDKSGKKSSRSKPQADQTTLQPAKRTSKSKHKQCKICNEPLPDSYIKELCQHCIDNTLQQESSVRMNDIRLMIREELQSLRGSPAVNMERRSRRTLSPIADTSAESGEVDSDISQRLDSSEEEDYVCFPTDNVNNLVKAVRGTMGVSESKDPQTPQDIMFAGLSQRKGQVFPVNQAIKDLVKKEWAKGQKGFVPVSCKRRYPFDDEDLAVWSKIPKVDAAVASTSRRSSLPVEDAGSLPDPMDRKSDALLKRSWEACVTAFKPAISATSTSRSMLVWLEQLDQNIKSGVSREKLRASIPLIKGAAAFISDASIDSLRLAARTASLTNTARRALWLKNWKGDAQSRAKLCTIPCQGEYLFGTVLDEILTKAGERKKGFPNPFIPSYRRAFKKPPFGRKGGFKDRWNNKDFKQRGNLFNKRPFKPADKFR, from the exons atgtcgtctcaggaagatattgagcgcccactggaggttgtaatcctgcctagtggtgatgctaataagaaaatcagcggacactcaaaaatgagtgattccacggataaatcagggaaaaaatcgtcccgttccaaaccccaggccgaccagacaactctgcagccg gctaagcggacgtcaaaatctaaacataagcagtgtaagatatgtaatgagcccctacctgactcatatattaaggagctatgtcaacattgcattgataacactttacagcaggagagttcggtcaggatgaatgacatacgtctcatgatccgggaagagcttcagtccttgaggggtagtccggcggttaatatggaaaggagaagtagaaggactctttcacctatagccgacacatcagcagaaagtggagaggtggactcagacatctctcagagattggattcctcggaggaggaagattatgtctgttttcctacagacaatgtaaataatttggttaaagctgtaagaggaacaatgggggtgtcagagtctaaagatccccagacaccacaggacatcatgttcgcaggtttatcgcagcgaaagggccaagtattccctgtgaatcaggccattaaagaccttgttaaaaaagaatgggctaaaggacagaagggctttgtaccggtatcatgtaagaggcggtacccctttgatgatgaggacttggcagtttggtctaaaattcctaaagtggatgcggctgtggcatcaacttctcgccgatcctccttacccgtagaggatgcgggctccttgcctgaccccatggatagaaaatcagacgctctgcttaaaaggtcatgggaagcttgtgtcacggcatttaaaccggcgatctcagccacgtccactagtagatctatgctggtctggctggagcagttggaccaaaatattaagagtggtgtatctagggagaaactacgtgcctctattcctttgattaagggggcggcagccttcatttctgatgcctctatagactctctccgcctagcagccagaacagccagcctcactaatacggcacgacgcgctttatggttaaagaattggaaaggggatgcccagtccagggctaaattgtgtactataccctgccagggtgagtacctctttggaacggtcttagacgaaattctcactaaggcaggtgaaaggaagaaggggttccctaatccctttattccttcttacagaagggcgttcaagaagccaccattcggaaggaagGGAGGCTTCAAGGACAGATGGAATAACAAAGATTTCAAACAAAGAGGAAATTTGTTCAATAAgcgccccttcaagccagcagataaattccgctga